The Chanos chanos chromosome 6, fChaCha1.1, whole genome shotgun sequence genome includes a region encoding these proteins:
- the gpr37l1a gene encoding G-protein coupled receptor 37-like 1: MILFVLFAMLLLGATESRHLITKTAAPGMKSELGELSDLPSTDAGDSSLTLKSGQSEAERLGRDLSHSEGKHKRVPRGSKEGRSRYKDQHFHHNFRHPRPYDPDGYFTTPKSTKWYNSSFWDTGIARNSTWGKGSIRIHNPLYPVTDSSYSAYAVMLLSLIVFAVGIVGNLAVMCIVWHNYYLKTTWNCILASLAIWDFMVLFFCLPVIIFNELTKRRLLGDISCRIVPYMEVTSLGVTTFSLCALSIDRFHTITSIQPKVQLVEPCQSILAKLAVIWIGSMVLAAPELLLWQLNQDISPITGLPVDSCVQRPSLTLPESVYSLVVTYHDARMWWYFGCFFCLPMVFTLACQLLTRHVVEDVANTARKQTGRPLSSSTSSSSSSSSSSSPKKQRWRRRERQLSSTVVALTAVYGICSLPENICNITLAYMLQEVSGDTLALLALINQFLMFVRAAATPVLLLCLCRSLGQAFMDCCCCCCEECLPDGASSSSSSSSTSEDKLKIVSGTSPAIFFDKAKDGSSVLAIGTPC, encoded by the exons ATGATTCTTTTCGTTCTTTTTGCGATGCTCCTTTTAGGAGCTACTGAATCCCGTCACTTGATAACGAAGACCGCTGCACCGGGCATGAAGTCAGAGCTGGGTGAACTCTCAGATTTACCATCCACTGATGCAGGTGATTCCTCTTTGACACTGAAAAGTGGCCAGAGTGAAGCCGAAAGATTGGGAAGAGATTTATCTCATTCTGAGGGTAAACACAAGAGGGTTCCCCGTGGTTCCAAAGAGGGAAGATCACGGTATAAAGACCAACACTTTCACCATAATTTCAGACACCCGAGACCCTACGACCCAGATGGATATTTCACAACACCTAAATCCACCAAATGGTACAACAGCTCCTTCTGGGACACTGGAATCGCCAGAAACAGCACCTGGGGCAAGGGGTCGATTCGCATCCACAATCCGTTATACCCAGTTACAGACAGCTCCTACAGTGCATACGCGGTGATGCTGTTATCGCTGATCGTTTTTGCCGTGGGAATCGTAGGCAACCTGGCGGTGATGTGTATAGTATGGCACAATTACTATCTGAAAACCACGTGGAACTGTATTCTTGCAAGTCTAGCCATTTGGGATTttatggttctgtttttttgcctCCCTGTCATCATATTCAACGAATTAACCAAGAGAAGATTGCTGGGCGATATATCCTGTCGCATTGTGCCTTATATGGAG gTTACCTCCCTGGGCGTTACCACGTTCAGCCTGTGTGCTCTGAGCATTGACCGCTTCCATACCATTACCAGCATCCAGCCTAAGGTTCAGCTGGTGGAACCTTGCCAGTCTATCTTGGCCAAACTGGCCGTCATCTGGATTGGCTCTATGGTGCTAGCTGCTCCTGAACTTCTCCTGTGGCAACTAAACCAGGACATATCACCCATCACTGGACTCCCCGTAGATTCCTGTGTCCAAAGgccctctctcaccctgcctGAGTCCGTGTACTCGCTGGTGGTGACCTACCACGATGCCCGCATGTGGTGGTACTTTGGCTGTTTCTTCTGCTTGCCTATGGTCTTTACCCTGGCCTGTCAGCTTCTGACGCGACACGTCGTTGAAGACGTTGCCAACACCGCACGTAAGCAAACTGGCAGGCCTTTatcctcctctacctcatcgtcttcctcttcctcctcctcttcctcacccaAGAAGCAGCGGTGGCGACGGAGGGAGAGGCAGCTGAGCAGTACGGTCGTGGCGCTGACCGCCGTGTATGGAATATGCAGCCTGCCGGAGAATATTTGTAACATTACTCTGGCCTACATGCTGCAGGAGGTTAGCGGAGACACGCTGGCCCTCCTTGCACTTATAAACCAGTTCCTGATGTTCGTGCGGGCGGCGGCCACGCCGGTTCTCTTGCTGTGCTTGTGCCGATCTTTGGGCCAGGCTTTCAtggactgctgctgctgctgctgtgagGAGTGTCTCCCAGATGGAGCGTCTTCatcgtcctcctcttcctccacttcT GAGGACAAACTTAAAATCGTCTCCGGAACATCACCTGCTATCTTCTTTGACAAAGCCAAGGATGGTTCCTCCGTTCTGGCCATTGGTACTCCCTGCTGA